In one window of Planctomycetaceae bacterium DNA:
- a CDS encoding GxxExxY protein, producing the protein MCDEAEIIYKDLSYKITGLALEVHNELGCGFLEKVYENAMMMLLGSEKILAKQQAPVNVYFQERVVGEYFADILVDNKIILELKAVDAITNIHAAQVLNYLRATGIKLGIILNFGNPKFTFKRLVL; encoded by the coding sequence ATGTGTGATGAAGCTGAAATAATTTATAAGGATTTATCTTACAAGATTACCGGCTTGGCTCTTGAGGTACATAACGAGTTGGGCTGCGGTTTTTTGGAAAAGGTATATGAGAATGCGATGATGATGCTTTTAGGAAGCGAGAAGATTCTCGCAAAACAGCAGGCTCCGGTTAATGTTTATTTTCAGGAAAGAGTGGTAGGCGAGTATTTCGCGGATATTCTGGTTGATAACAAAATAATTTTGGAATTGAAAGCGGTGGATGCCATTACGAATATTCACGCCGCGCAAGTGTTGAATTATCTGCGGGCGACAGGAATAAAATTGGGAATAATATTAAATTTCGGCAACCCAAAGTTTACTTTCAAGCGATTAGTATTATAA
- the gatA gene encoding Asp-tRNA(Asn)/Glu-tRNA(Gln) amidotransferase subunit GatA has product MNEEILKLDGVRLRDKIAKGEIKSADAVQTVFERIEKCEPRVGAFLSTFKEQAMKKAAEVDAKISKGEKVGALAGLPIAVKDNMCTAFGATTCGSKILENFHSPYNATVIEKLLAADAVIIGKTNLDEFAMGSSTENSGLKKTFNPWDLSRVPGGSSGGSAAAVAGQMSFASLGSDTGGSIRQPASFCGLVGLKPTYGRVSRYGLVAYGSSLDQIGPFARNASDCALMLNVIAGHDEKDSTSVDEKTAALPNYLANIDKPLEGLKIAIVPELFEGAEGEVVLSVKDAIEIYKKLGAQIIEIKMPYFEYSIAAYYLIATAEASSNLARYDGVHYGYRSQNAKDYIEVYSKSRAEALGSEVKRRIMLGTYALSSGYYDAYYLKALKVRNLIRSDFTAAFQTADCIMMPTSPTTAFKVGEKTADPLQMYLSDVYTIAVNLAGVPAISIPCGFDSKNLPIGLQIIGSTFEEEKLLRISRMFEGQTDYHNRKPQIL; this is encoded by the coding sequence ATGAACGAAGAAATACTAAAACTTGATGGTGTCCGGCTTCGCGACAAAATCGCCAAAGGCGAAATCAAAAGCGCAGATGCTGTGCAAACTGTTTTTGAACGCATAGAAAAATGCGAACCAAGAGTCGGCGCGTTCTTGAGCACATTCAAAGAACAGGCGATGAAAAAAGCCGCTGAAGTTGACGCCAAAATAAGCAAAGGCGAAAAAGTCGGTGCTCTTGCCGGCCTGCCGATAGCGGTGAAAGATAATATGTGCACTGCGTTTGGCGCAACGACGTGCGGCTCGAAAATACTTGAAAATTTCCATTCGCCTTACAATGCGACGGTAATTGAAAAATTACTGGCCGCTGATGCCGTGATAATCGGCAAAACAAATCTCGATGAATTCGCGATGGGTTCGAGTACAGAAAATTCAGGATTGAAGAAGACTTTCAATCCGTGGGATTTATCGCGTGTTCCCGGCGGAAGCAGCGGCGGTTCGGCTGCCGCAGTAGCAGGGCAGATGAGTTTTGCTTCGCTCGGCTCGGATACAGGCGGCTCTATCAGACAGCCGGCCAGTTTCTGCGGCCTTGTTGGTCTTAAACCGACATATGGCAGAGTCTCGCGTTACGGCCTTGTAGCTTACGGTTCAAGTCTTGACCAGATTGGTCCGTTCGCAAGAAACGCTTCTGATTGTGCGCTGATGCTGAATGTTATCGCAGGCCACGATGAAAAAGACAGTACCAGCGTTGATGAAAAAACAGCGGCGTTGCCGAATTATCTTGCGAATATCGATAAACCTCTTGAGGGTTTGAAGATTGCGATTGTGCCGGAGTTGTTTGAAGGCGCTGAAGGTGAAGTTGTCTTGTCTGTCAAAGACGCGATTGAAATTTACAAAAAACTTGGTGCTCAAATCATCGAAATTAAAATGCCGTACTTTGAGTATTCGATAGCGGCGTATTATTTGATTGCGACAGCGGAAGCGTCGAGCAATTTAGCACGATATGATGGCGTACATTACGGCTACCGTTCGCAAAACGCCAAAGATTATATTGAGGTTTATTCGAAGTCCCGCGCCGAGGCGTTGGGCAGCGAAGTGAAGAGACGTATAATGCTCGGCACTTATGCGTTGTCGAGCGGATATTACGATGCGTATTATTTGAAGGCGTTGAAGGTTCGCAATCTTATTCGCAGCGATTTTACGGCAGCGTTCCAAACGGCCGATTGTATAATGATGCCGACAAGTCCGACGACAGCGTTCAAGGTTGGCGAAAAAACAGCAGACCCGTTGCAAATGTACCTTTCGGACGTTTATACAATAGCGGTAAACCTTGCCGGCGTACCGGCGATTAGTATTCCCTGCGGCTTCGACAGCAAAAATCTGCCGATAGGCCTGCAAATCATTGGCTCGACTTTTGAAGAAGAAAAATTGTTGAGAATCTCAAGAATGTTTGAAGGGCAGACGGATTATCATAACAGGAAACCGCAAATATTATAA